From one Streptomyces sp. CA-210063 genomic stretch:
- a CDS encoding SDR family NAD(P)-dependent oxidoreductase, producing MLDGKVAIVTGAGRGLGRAYARALAAAGAAVVVNDLDADVAAETVDVITDAGGTAVAHVGAVGGSDFADGLVRRAVDEFGRLDVMITNAGALRDRTLRNTTDDDFDLVVTSHLRSTFTCGRAAAARFREQGEGGRLILVGSPAGQRASFGQTAYSASKGAIVAMTRTWAVELAKIDVTVNAIVPTALTRMVATMPRIGDLVAKVDAGEPVPEALRRQGLGSPDDVAPMIVYLASKESAHVTGQAIAAGGDRIALWTHPGEAEERFRQGGWTAESVAELFSSAYADRLQDFRPTPLDLAAFEEA from the coding sequence ATGCTCGACGGCAAAGTCGCCATTGTCACAGGTGCGGGCCGAGGCCTGGGAAGGGCCTACGCCCGCGCGCTGGCGGCGGCGGGCGCCGCCGTCGTCGTGAACGACCTGGACGCCGACGTGGCCGCGGAGACGGTCGACGTCATCACGGACGCGGGTGGAACAGCCGTCGCCCATGTCGGCGCGGTCGGCGGTTCCGACTTCGCCGACGGGCTGGTGCGGCGCGCGGTCGACGAGTTCGGCCGGCTCGATGTGATGATCACCAACGCCGGTGCGCTGCGCGACAGGACCCTGCGCAACACCACCGACGACGACTTCGACCTCGTCGTCACCAGCCATCTGCGCTCCACGTTCACCTGCGGCCGCGCGGCGGCGGCCCGTTTCCGTGAACAGGGAGAGGGCGGTCGGCTCATCCTGGTGGGATCACCGGCGGGGCAGCGTGCGAGCTTCGGCCAGACCGCGTATTCGGCCTCCAAGGGCGCGATCGTCGCGATGACGCGCACCTGGGCCGTCGAACTCGCGAAGATCGATGTCACGGTCAACGCCATCGTGCCGACCGCGCTGACGCGCATGGTGGCGACCATGCCCCGGATAGGTGACCTCGTGGCGAAGGTCGACGCGGGGGAGCCTGTACCCGAGGCCCTCCGGCGGCAGGGTCTCGGTTCGCCGGACGACGTGGCGCCGATGATCGTGTATCTGGCGTCGAAGGAGTCGGCCCACGTCACCGGACAGGCCATCGCCGCCGGGGGCGACCGGATCGCCCTGTGGACGCACCCCGGTGAGGCCGAGGAGCGATTCCGGCAGGGCGGCTGGACCGCCGAGTCGGTCGCCGAACTCTTCTCCAGTGCCTATGCCGACCGGCTCCAGGACTTCAGGCCCACACCCCTCGACTTGGCAGCCTTTGAAGAAGCGTGA